A portion of the Daphnia magna isolate NIES linkage group LG4, ASM2063170v1.1, whole genome shotgun sequence genome contains these proteins:
- the LOC116918643 gene encoding uncharacterized protein LOC116918643 isoform X1, whose amino-acid sequence MNDEETDKELENFWGLLKENQVIVPLNLKHILSTNNLVGIRVMAEINDEVIKELESSVREMGNVDIASKMSEEDKVKLFGPIYKLCPDKFKFSIGDKMVLRVIQKVSKELEASFKVVTKIKDPAPTIKDRTMPTKDLAHTEGQQHTSSVANSRPKPSNEEIRALEGRLEDCILRWGKRKNMECENQFRVAGNTVTCKFKTSASTFCNKTYKLQQSKEGSSWQISNFTNHINAEHNKTKKVSTASPTTNQNQEESTAISTPNSGNEVSRKRKSTTSVIDLAAGDETNDSNGDDGSGYHSPSEISSPSNDNGNFDFEKGKSTAHKHRSKRSNETSMLPSSLNEEDNSKSM is encoded by the exons ATGAATGACGAAGAAACTGACAAAGAATTAGAAAACTTTTGGGGTTTACTGAAAGAAAACCAAGTTATTGTCCCACTTAATCTGAAACACATTCTATCCACGAACAATCTAGTCGGCATTCGAGTTATGGCCGAAATCAATGACGAAGTAATTAAAGAACTTGAAAGCTCCGTAAGAGAAATGGGAAATGTTGACATTGCAAGCAAAATGAGTGAAGAAGACAAAGTAAAACTCTTTGGCCCAATTTATAAATTATGTCCTGACAAATTTAAGTTTTCTATTGGTGACAAAATGGTCTTACGTGTTATACAGAAAGTGAGTAAAGAACTTGAGGCTAGTTTCAAAGTTGTGACAAAGATTAAAGACCCTGCTCCTACTATAAAAG ATCGTACAATGCCAACCAAAGATTTGGCACACACAGAAGGGCAGCAGCATACATCATCCGTGGCAAACAGTAGGCCTAAACCTTCAAATGAAGAAATCAGAGCACTAGAAGGGAGACTAGAAGACTGCATTTTACGttgggggaaaagaaagaacatgGAGTGTGAAAATCAGTTCAGAGTGGCTGGAAATACTGTTACGTGCAAATTTAAAACATCTGCTTCCACCTTCTGCAACAAGACCTACAAGTTACAGCAAAGTAAGGAAGGATCCTCCTGGCAAATCTCAAACTTCACTAACCACATAAATGCTGAACACAACAAAACCAAGAAAGTTTCCACAGCGAGTCCAACAACAAATCAAAACCAGGAAGAATCAACTGCTATTTCTACACCCAACAGTGGAAATGAAGTTTCACGAAAAAGGAAATCTACTACTTCAG TTATTGATCTTGCTGCTGGGGACGAAACAAATGATAGTAACGGTGACGATGGAAGTGGATATCACAGCCCATCAGAAATTTCTTCACCATCAAATGATAATG GTaactttgattttgaaaaaggaaagtCGACTGCACACAAACATCGAAGCAAAAGATCCAACGAGACTTCTATGTTGCCATCGTCGTTGAATGAAGAAGATAATAGTAAGAGTATGTGA
- the LOC116918643 gene encoding uncharacterized protein LOC116918643 isoform X2: MNDEETDKELENFWGLLKENQVIVPLNLKHILSTNNLVGIRVMAEINDEVIKELESSVREMGNVDIASKMSEEDKKVSKELEASFKVVTKIKDPAPTIKDRTMPTKDLAHTEGQQHTSSVANSRPKPSNEEIRALEGRLEDCILRWGKRKNMECENQFRVAGNTVTCKFKTSASTFCNKTYKLQQSKEGSSWQISNFTNHINAEHNKTKKVSTASPTTNQNQEESTAISTPNSGNEVSRKRKSTTSVIDLAAGDETNDSNGDDGSGYHSPSEISSPSNDNGNFDFEKGKSTAHKHRSKRSNETSMLPSSLNEEDNSKSM, from the exons ATGAATGACGAAGAAACTGACAAAGAATTAGAAAACTTTTGGGGTTTACTGAAAGAAAACCAAGTTATTGTCCCACTTAATCTGAAACACATTCTATCCACGAACAATCTAGTCGGCATTCGAGTTATGGCCGAAATCAATGACGAAGTAATTAAAGAACTTGAAAGCTCCGTAAGAGAAATGGGAAATGTTGACATTGCAAGCAAAATGAGTGAAGAAGACAAA AAAGTGAGTAAAGAACTTGAGGCTAGTTTCAAAGTTGTGACAAAGATTAAAGACCCTGCTCCTACTATAAAAG ATCGTACAATGCCAACCAAAGATTTGGCACACACAGAAGGGCAGCAGCATACATCATCCGTGGCAAACAGTAGGCCTAAACCTTCAAATGAAGAAATCAGAGCACTAGAAGGGAGACTAGAAGACTGCATTTTACGttgggggaaaagaaagaacatgGAGTGTGAAAATCAGTTCAGAGTGGCTGGAAATACTGTTACGTGCAAATTTAAAACATCTGCTTCCACCTTCTGCAACAAGACCTACAAGTTACAGCAAAGTAAGGAAGGATCCTCCTGGCAAATCTCAAACTTCACTAACCACATAAATGCTGAACACAACAAAACCAAGAAAGTTTCCACAGCGAGTCCAACAACAAATCAAAACCAGGAAGAATCAACTGCTATTTCTACACCCAACAGTGGAAATGAAGTTTCACGAAAAAGGAAATCTACTACTTCAG TTATTGATCTTGCTGCTGGGGACGAAACAAATGATAGTAACGGTGACGATGGAAGTGGATATCACAGCCCATCAGAAATTTCTTCACCATCAAATGATAATG GTaactttgattttgaaaaaggaaagtCGACTGCACACAAACATCGAAGCAAAAGATCCAACGAGACTTCTATGTTGCCATCGTCGTTGAATGAAGAAGATAATAGTAAGAGTATGTGA